The genomic interval AAACGGTTAAAGGTGTCCTTGATTCTGATGGAACAGCCTCCCATGAACGGAGTGCCGTCCACCTGTATGAGATTCTGGCGGTCTGCCGTGACCGCTTGTCAGAAGCCTTCAGCGCCATGAAGCAGTATCAGGAGGGTGATGTCCAGGAGTGGATTATGGCGGAGTTCGAGAAGCGAAGACTTATAACCAACCATCCGCCAATTGTCGCTGCGGGGATTAATTCCAGGGACCCCCATTACATACCGGAAAACGGTGGTGCAGTAATAGACAGAAATATGCCTTTACAGCTTGATCTGTGGGCCAGAGAGAAAACTCCCGAGGCGGTCTATGCTGATATATCCTGGGTGCTTTTTACCGGGACAAAGGTTCCGGATAAGATAGTCTCCGTTTTTTCCGCCCTGCAGAAAGCCAGAGACGGAGTTATTGAGTTTCTTTGTAGAGAGTATCCCCGGCGCCGGGTTTCCGGTGTCGAAGCTGATCAGATAGCCCGGGCAGTGCTTATTGAATCCGGCTATGAAAGAGGAATCCGTCATCGAACCGGCCACGGTATTGATACTGAAGCCCATGGATACGGCGTGAATCTTGACAGCATAGAGTTCCCGGACACCAGGTTTTTTATGGAGGGGTCCTGTTTCTCTATTGAACCGGGTCTTTACCTGGAAGAGTTCGGTCTCCGCACAGAAATAAATGTTTATATTAAAGATGGAACTATCCGGGTATCCGGCGGTCCTGTACAGCAGGAAATTACGTCCCTGCTGCTTTAATCCTTACAAAGGATGCAGTATGAATAAGATCCCTGCCAAACAACATTATACACCACCCCTGGAAATTCGAGATTTTTTCCGCTCATTTCAAAATTTCCTTATACTTGGCCATACCGAACCAGACGGGGACTGTTTGGGATCTCAACTGGCACTGGCCCATTTTTTACAGGCCAGGGGCTGTTGCGCGGAGCTTTACTCCCCTGGTCCCTTCAGCAGGCCCGAGATTGAAGGACTCGCTCCCCTGTTCAAAGCGAGGATTCCGTCAGAAAGTCTAAACGATATAGACGCGAACACTGCTGTTGTCGTTCTCGACTGCTCAACCCCTGACAGGATCGGCGAGTTAAAGGACGATATAGAGGGTCTTCCCCTCTGTGTTATTGATCATCACGCATCGGGAACTGTTTTTGGAGACCTCCGTTGGGTAGATCCCCAATCGCCCGCGGTAACCTTAATGATCCAGGGGCTTATTGAGAGCTTCAATCAGTCTGTTTCGTCTGAAGCTGCACGGCAGCTCTTTTTCGGTCTTTCTACGGATACAGGTTTTTTCCGTCATCTTACAGAGAGCGGATCTCCTGCATTCACCAGCGCGGCCCGTCTGATCGAGGCAGGGGCTTCCCCCAAAGAGACCTTTTCCCGCATGTACGGTAACCGTCCCTTTGCCTCCAGGGTTCTTCTTGGCAGAATGCTGGAACGGGCACGGCAGTTATCCGAAAATCGGCTTATCTACACCTACGAGACTCTCTCTGACCTTGAGGAACTGGGTCCGGCCGCCCGGGATTCGGACATGCTGTATCAGCTGCTTCTGGGCACAAAAGGATGCGAAGCCGCTGTGGTTATACGGGAGGAAAAAAACGGAAGTTGCAGTGTCGGACTGCGGGCTCTTTTCTCTCTGGATGTCGGCGCCCTTGCCGCCGGTTTTGGTGGCGGAGGTCACAAAAAGGCCGCAGGATTCAGTTTTGCGGGGGAGAGAAGCGATCTTGAAAAAAGGCTTCTCCCTCTTATAGAAGAACACCTTCAATCTTCTGCCAAATAACAAAAACCATTGGACTTTTCTTATAATTTTAGTAATCTATATCAAATACATGTTTTCCACAAGGAGAGAGTATGGCAAAAACCCTGTTGGATAAGGTTTGGGAACATCACCTGGTCAAAACACTGCCTTCAGGACAGGATCAGCTGCTTATCGGGCTGCACCTCATTCACGAGGTAACCTCCCCGCAGGCCTTTGATATGCTCCGTACCATGGGGCTGGGGGTAAAATTCCCAGAACGGACCTTTGCTACAGTAGACCACATAGTTCCGACAAATAACCAGCAGCGTCCCTTCCAGGACGAACTTGCAGAAAAGATGATGGCGGAACTGGAGAAGAATACCCGGGAGTTCGGTATAACCTTCTTTAATCTTCAGTCAGGCCGGCAGGGTATTGTTCATATTGTCGGCCCGGAGATGGGGCTTACCCAGCCGGGAATGACCATTGCCTGCGGGGATTCCCACACATCCACCCACGGAGCTTTCGGGTCCATTGCTTTCGGCATCGGGACATCCCAGATACGGGATATCCTGGCTTCGGGAACCATGGCCATATCCAAACCGAAAATCCGGCGTATAAAGATAGACGGCAGTCTGGGTCCAGGGGTCTACGCCAAGGATATAATCCTCCGCATCATCCGTGACCTCGGAGTCAAGGGAGGGCTTGGCTATGCCTACGAATACGCCGGAGAGGCCATTGAGGCCCTGAGCATGGACGAACGGATGACGATCTGCAATATGAGCATTGAAGGCGGAGCCCGCTTCGGTTACGTAAATCCAGACGATACTACCTTCGACTATATTAAAGGCCGGCCCTACGCTCCCAATGATTTCGATGCTGCCAGGGAACGCTGGAAGAGCTACGCTTCTGATCCTGATGCAGTGTACGATGATGAGTATACCATTGATGGTAAGACCATTGCTCCCATGGTTACCTGGGGTATTAACCCGGGTCAGGCCCTTGAGGTGGACCGGCCCCTTCCTGATCCTGATGACCTGAGCCGGGATGAGCGGGAGGTTGCCCTGCGGGCCTACCAGCACATGGGGCTTCGTCCCGGTGAACACATAACAGGGACTCCCATTGACGTTGCTTTTCTCGGTTCCTGTACCAACGGCCGTATAAGTGATCTGCGCGAGGCTGCGGCTATCGTAAAAGGCAACAATGTTGCTCCCAGGGTTAAGGCCATGGTTGTTCCAGGTTCCATGGGCATCGCCCGTCAGGCTGAAGCAGAGGGACTGGATCGGATTTTTACTGAAGCCGGTTTTGAATGGCGCGGCGCCGGCTGTTCCATGTGTCTTGCCATGAACCCGGATAAGCTCCAGGGACGGGAAATCTCTGCCAGTTCGTCAAATCGTAATTTTATTGGCCGTCAGGGTTCCCCCACTGGACGCACCCTGCTTATGAGTCCCGCCATGGTCGCTGCAGCAGCGATCGCCGGACACGTAGTAGATATCCGGCACCGCATGCAGAAGAGGTAGTACAACAATGAAAAAGATACAATCCATAAACGGCAGGCCGCTGCCTGTCGCAGGTACCGATATAGACACCGACCGCATTATTCCCGCCCGCTACATGAAGAGCGTTACCTTTTCCGGCCTGGGGGCATACGCCTTTTTCGATGAGCGTTATGATGACCAAGGCAGCCAGAAGGACCACCCCATGAACAGCCCCGCCTACCGGGGGGCCTCGATTATGCTGGTCAATAAAAACTTTGGCTGTGGTTCATCCCGGGAACATGCTCCCCAGGCCCTCAGGGACTTCGGAATTACCGCCCTTATTGGGGAATCCTTCGCTGAAATTTTTGCCGGTAACTGCAGCGCTCTGGGGATTCCGGCTGTCACAGTTTCCGAAGAAGCAGCTTTGCAGCTGCAGCAGAGGGCCGAAAACAACCCTGAAGAGCTTGTAGAAATCGATCTTGAATCCATGACGGTCCGGTCCGGAGACTACAGCGTAAAAATCTCCATGCCGGAAACCTACCGCAGGGCAATGTTGGACGGCAGCTGGGACTCAACTTCTCTGCTGCTTCAGGCAGAGGAGGATATCCGCACAGTGGAATCCTCCCTCCACTACTCCTTTGGTTAGTTTCTTTAGAGAAGGTTCTGCTGAAAGCAGGATTCGTAGGCCCGGTTAAGAATCTCTTCTGCCTCCCGGTCATAGCCCATATCCCGGGCCGCATCGAGCAGGGTATAACGGTTGCGCAGAAAGCGGATGTTATTTACACCGAATCGTCCGCGTTCCTTGTCTATACCCAGGGATCCCAGGTCCAGGGGAAGACCGGCTTCTCCAAGTTCTGTAAGCCCCTTTTCGGCGGTATCCAGATAATCGACGTAGAGCTTTACAAGTTCCTCAGCCATGGGCAACAGCTTTTCCATCCGTCTTTTATGCCCTTCCGGGCTGTTGTCACGGGCTTTTATTTCCCGTTGCAGTTTGGCCCTGGTTTTTTCCGAAATCCACGAGGCGTCGGGCACAGCAGCAGCGGAAAAGAGATGTTCTCCTCGGCCCGGGTCCGGAGAATCTGCGACTATCAGACTAAGGATTTCACGGTACGCCCGTATGACTATGCGGGAGGCTGCCGCTACCAGGACACCATGAAGGTCCCATTCCCGGTTTCCCACCAGCTGTTCAACCTCCCAGAAATGGGCAAGGATATGTTCTGTCGAGGAAGCGGGCCGGGAGCTTTGCAGACTCTGCATAATTAAACCGGATGTCAGCACCGCATCAGCAGCGTTCACACAACCCGATTCTGAGCCGGAGAGAATACTTTCAAGATCGTTCAATGCCAGAGTAGCTGACCCCACGGCAAATTCCGCCGCCACAGGGTCAAAGAATTCTCCGGTGATCATGGAACTCATTTGCCAGTCAGGTACAGCAATAAACTTCCCGGCTAAATCCCCCAGACCGGCAAGGGTCAGACGGCGGGGAGCCTTGGATAGAACCCGTATATCGCAATAGATACGTTCTGCGGCCCGGGTCGGCAGGGATTCGTGATAACCTTCTACGCGGATTGCCGCTGTACCGGAGGTAAAGGCATCCACCGAGGCTGCGGTCATCAGGCACCAGTTTCGTATTCCCGCTTCACAAGCCGCCTGCTTTGCACAATCGCTGATAACACCGCTGCCTGCTCCGACAATCAGATCCAGCTTGTGTTCTTTAGCCTCGGCAGCGATCTCTTTAACCAGTTCCAGGGTTGGCAGCGGATTTCTGGGCAGCATCCGAATGCGATGCCCGTATGCCCGAAGAACCTCGGGATTAAGGAGGTCAGATACTGCAGCTGCTGTATCCGGGTCCATCAGGATCAGCGCTGCCGGCTCCTTGCCTGAGAGTTCAGCCTGCAGTCTATCCGCAGCATCAGATGCTATCAGTATGAGAGGAGGTTCCTTGAGCGGCTTGCTATCAAGGTAACGTTCATAATTGGTCATTAATGTCCTCCGTAGTTCTGATTATCATAGAGCCGGTTCTTTTTCAATAAAAATAATCTTTCCTTTTCTCCTGCAGACGGCTACTATAAAAAAGTACACAATAAGGAGGCGGTTTTGGAAAGTATCAGCATGCCGGCTGAACAGGACAGCCGTAAAGGTATTATCAGCTGGGCCCTGTATGATTGGGGAAACAGTGCATTCGCCACTACCGTAATGGGAGGGTTCTTTCCCCTTTTTTTTAAGGCCTACTGGTCCGATCCTTCCAACCCTCAGGCCAGTACATTCTACCTTGGCTCTTCCGTCTCCATAGCATCAATCATTGTCGCCCTCTCTGCACCAATACTCGGGGCCATAGCCGATAAGGGTTCGGTTAAAAAACGAATGCTCTTTACTTTCGCGTATTTAGGAATCCTCGCTACCGGTGCCCTCTGGTTTGTGGAGCAGGGAAACTGGCAGCTCGCGGCGGTCCTCTATATTCTGGGGACCATTGGTTTTTCCGGAGGAAACATCTTTTATGATGCCCTGCTGGTAAGCGTTGCATCCCGCAAAAAGGTGGATTTTGTATCATCCCTGGGATTCGCTCTTGGCTACATCGGGGGCGGAATGCTTTTTCTGGTAAACATTATCATGTTCCAAAAGCCGGAAATCTTCGGCATTCCTGACGGAAATACTGCCATTCGCCTGGCATTTGTTTCCGTCGCTCTCTGGTGGGCTCTTTTCTCGATTCCTGTATTTCTCTTTGTTCCCGAGCCGCGAACCGGGAGCCGCCAGGGATTTGGTACAGCTATAATCCACGGGTGGCGGCAGATCAGAGAGACCTTCAGGCACATCCGTCACTTAAAAGTCGTGGGACTCTTTCTGCTGGCCTACTGGTTCTACATTGACGGTGTGGATACGATCATCCGTATGGCCGTAGACTACGGCAGCGCTCTCGGATTCAGCGGCAACGCGCTGATAACCGCACTTCTGATGGTGCAGTTTATCGCCTTTCCTGGCGCGCTGCTCTATAACCTGTTCGCAAGCAAGGTTGGGATAAAACGGGCTATTCTTGTGGCCATCGCAGCCTACAGCATGATCGCGGTCCTTGGGTATTTTATGCGGACCGAGGCTCACTTTTTTATGCTTGCAGGACTGGTCGGTCTTTTTCAAGGAGGCATACAGGCCCTGAGCCGAAGCTTCTACTCCCGTATAATACCGGAAAAAAGGGCCGGAGAGTTTTACGGTTTCTTTAATATGCTCGGCAAATTCGCCGCTGTTCTGGGTCCTTTTATGATGGGCAGTGTTACTATCCTCACCGGCAGCAATAGACTCGGGATCCTTTCCATCATCCTTCTCTTTCTGGCCGGAGGAGTGCTTTTTGCCAGGGTTGACCAGCAGGAGGGAGAACGGATGGCAGAGGAGTACCTGGAATAGGGAATTACAGATACGTCAAAATCTCGCTGCCATGGTCGGAGGGGCTTACCTTGGGAAACACCTTAATAACCCGTCTGTCTTCATCGAGAATGAAGGTCGATCGCAGAATGCCCTCATAGGTTTTACCGTACATCTTTTTCTCTCCCCAGGCGCCAAAACGCTTAAGAACTTTCTTATCCGGATCGCTGAGAAGATAAAAAGGGAGATCAAACTTTGCTTTAAATTTTCCGTGGGATTGTACCGAATCCGCGCTGATTCCCAGAACAACAGCGCCCTTGTCGAGTATGGCATCGTAGTTGTCCCGAAAGCTGCAGGCCTCTTTCGTGCATCCCGGAGTGTTGTCTTTCGGATAAAAATAGACAACCACCTTTTTACCGGAGAAATCGGAAAGGGAAACATCCTGTCCTTCGCCGTCCTGCAGGCTGAAATCTTCTATTACTGTCCCTTCTTCGACCATGGCTTTTCTCCTTTTAACAAAGCGCCTTGTATCTGTAAAAGTACCTAGCCGATACCTGACAGGCAAGCTCTTTTTCTCTTCGGAAATCATTGCTTTCGTTCATTTTTCTGCTGCCAGCTTTTTGTGCTTGATTCAATGAGCAGTATCCGGGTATTTTAGCAATCAAGAAGGAGTATGTATGGCGATTTCTCGAAAGATACTGTCCACCATGGAGAAGTCCTCCTGGATTCGACGCATGTTCGAATCCGGCGCGAAACTGAAAGCCGAGTACGGCAACGACAATGTCTTTGATTTCAGTCTTGGAAACCCCAACCTTGATCCTCCCGCAGAGTTTCAGGAAGCCCTGTCACGTCATGCCGCGGATACAACTCCCCGGCTCCACTCCTATATGCCCAACGCCGGTTACCCCCCGGTTCGGGAAAAGGTCGCCGGTTTTATCAGCAAGGAGTACGGCGTGCCACTGGATTCCGGCAAGGTGCTTATGACTGTCGGAGCCGGCGGGGCCTTGAATGTTGCTTTAAAGTCTCTGATAAACCACGGCGATTACATCCTTTGTCCCAGTCCCTATTTTATGGAGTACCAGTTTTACTGCGACAACCACGGCGGAGTGCTCAATGCCGTACCAACTGGTCCTGACTTTCTTCCGAATATCGAACGCCTGGCCGAGGAAATTGGCCCCCGTACCGCTGCACTGATTATAAACTTTCCTAACAACCCCACCGGAACGGTCTATACCCAGGAGTACCTGGACAGGCTTGGTGAAATGCTCAGCGTAAAAAGCCGGGAAAACAACCGTACCATCTATCTTATATCGGACGAACCCTACCGCAAAATTGTTTATGGTGAGGTCGAACCAGGCAGCGTGTTTAAAGCTTATCCTCACAGCATGATTGCTACCTCCTATTCCAAGGATCTTTCTATTCCCGGAGAACGCATAGGCTGGCTTGCTATCCACCCGGAGGCAGAGGATGCAGAAAACCTGGTTAATGCTGCCATTCTCTGCAACAGAATCCTCGGCTATGTAAACGCCCCCGCCCTTATGCAGCGGGTTGTGGGTGACCTGCAGGGAATAAGCGCTGACGTCGATATTTACCGGCGCAAACGAGACATGATTTGCGATATCCTCGGCAATGCCGGATACGAGTTCACGAAACCCGCGGGTACTTTCTACCTGTTCCCCAAAGCACCGGGGGGTGACGATCTGAGGGTCGTTCAGGCCTTGCAGCAGGAACGCATTCTTACCGTTCCCGGACGCGGTTTTGGCCGCGAAGGGTATTTCCGTATTGCCTTCTGTGTTGAGGATGCGGTTATTGAAGCCTCTGCAGCGGGATTCAAAACGGTACTGCGTCAGTTTAAGTAAAGGGAACCTCTAAAGATTATGCGACTTTAGTTATAATTAAAGTCCTGTTTCTTGACCCCTGTGAATGATGTGTCATACAATAGGTCCTGATCAGCAATCCGGACAGGATTTACTTGAAGGAGACAACCATGAGCGACATCGTCCTTCTGGGAGACGAGGCGGTTGCTCTGGGTGCCGTTCACGCCGGCATCAGCGCCGCCTACGGTTATCCGGGCACACCATCTACTGAAATTCTTGAATACCTTATTGAATACAGTTCACGTCAAGGAGCACCTCACGCAGCATGGTGTTCCAATGAAAAAACCGCCTACGAAGACGCCCTGGGAGTCTCCTTTGTAGGCAAACGGGTACTGGTAACCATGAAGCACGTCGGTTTGAACGTAGCAGCCGACCCTTTTGTGAATTCAGGGCTTTTGAATATCCGCGGCGGTCTTGTACTCGCTGTCGCAGATGATCCCGGGATGCACAGTTCCCAGAATGAACAGGATTCCCGTTTTTTTGCGGAGTTCGCTAAAATAATCTGCCTGGAACCCCGGAATCAGCAGGAAGCCTATGAAATGGCCATGGAGGCCTTTGATCTTTCGGAGAAGTTTCATATTCCTGTAATGCTGCGCCTGGTTACCCGTCTTGCCCATTCACGGGCGATTGTGCAGGTTGGCGCGAAACGGGATGAAAACCCCTTGAGCAAACCCGATGACAAGCGGGGATGGATGCTTTTACCCGCCACAGCCAGACAGAACTATCTGAACCTGCTGGAAAAAGAAAAGGATATGCTCTCCTGGTCGGAAAATTCATCCAGGAATCCTCTTGAGATACTCAAGGCTGGGAAAAAAAACTCCCTGGGGATAATAACCAGCGGTCTGGGACGAAATTACTACGACGAGAACCTTTCAGAACTGGATGGGGAAATTCCCCGTCTCCATATTAGCGCATATCCCCTGCCGCTGAATACAATCAGAACATTGGCTTCTTCCTGTACGCGTATCCTCATTATAGAAGAAGGGTATCCACTTATCGAGGAAAAACTCAAAGGTATTCTCGAAGGGTCCATTCAAATCAGCGGTAAACTCGACGGATCCCTTCCCCGCACCGGAGAGCTTACACCCGATGCGGTACGCGGGGCCCTTGGGCTCGCGGCACGGGAGCTGCGTTCCACCACGGATGTGGAAATTCCCGGTCGACCGCCGCAGTTATGCAAAGGCTGCCCCCACATTGATACCTATCTTGCAATAAACGAGGCTATCGGGGATGACCCAGACGCGGTAGTAACCTCCGACATCGGCTGCTATGCCCTGGGGGCCCTTCCCCCCTATCAGGCAATTGAAACCATTGTCTGTATGGGTGCCTCCATAGGCATGGCAAAAGGAGCCGCGGAAGCGGGAGTCAAGCGGGTTGTGGCTACAATTGGCGACAGCACTTTTCTCCACTCCGGGCTTACCTCTTTGGTTGATGCCGCAGCGGCGGATACTCCCATGACTGTTGTTATTCTTGATAACGGTACAGTCGGCATGACCGGCGGCCAGGAAACCATTCTTCCCACATCCCGGGTACACCGCATGATTGAAGGTCTGGAGATTGATCCAGCACATATTCGGACAATAACCCCATTGAAAAAATATGCCGATGAAAACCGCCGCGTAATTGCCGCAGA from Marispirochaeta sp. carries:
- a CDS encoding M24 family metallopeptidase; the protein is MKSSISKLCKAVAAEEIDGWLFYGFQHRDPLAEEILGLSREKVNTRRWFYIVFSDPEKNIKISHRVEAGYLSSLPGKEFMYSSLAELKHILLRFTGLRLAAQYSPELSIFSFLDHGTALLLKEVGIELSSSGSLIQTVKGVLDSDGTASHERSAVHLYEILAVCRDRLSEAFSAMKQYQEGDVQEWIMAEFEKRRLITNHPPIVAAGINSRDPHYIPENGGAVIDRNMPLQLDLWAREKTPEAVYADISWVLFTGTKVPDKIVSVFSALQKARDGVIEFLCREYPRRRVSGVEADQIARAVLIESGYERGIRHRTGHGIDTEAHGYGVNLDSIEFPDTRFFMEGSCFSIEPGLYLEEFGLRTEINVYIKDGTIRVSGGPVQQEITSLLL
- a CDS encoding bifunctional oligoribonuclease/PAP phosphatase NrnA translates to MNKIPAKQHYTPPLEIRDFFRSFQNFLILGHTEPDGDCLGSQLALAHFLQARGCCAELYSPGPFSRPEIEGLAPLFKARIPSESLNDIDANTAVVVLDCSTPDRIGELKDDIEGLPLCVIDHHASGTVFGDLRWVDPQSPAVTLMIQGLIESFNQSVSSEAARQLFFGLSTDTGFFRHLTESGSPAFTSAARLIEAGASPKETFSRMYGNRPFASRVLLGRMLERARQLSENRLIYTYETLSDLEELGPAARDSDMLYQLLLGTKGCEAAVVIREEKNGSCSVGLRALFSLDVGALAAGFGGGGHKKAAGFSFAGERSDLEKRLLPLIEEHLQSSAK
- the leuC gene encoding 3-isopropylmalate dehydratase large subunit encodes the protein MAKTLLDKVWEHHLVKTLPSGQDQLLIGLHLIHEVTSPQAFDMLRTMGLGVKFPERTFATVDHIVPTNNQQRPFQDELAEKMMAELEKNTREFGITFFNLQSGRQGIVHIVGPEMGLTQPGMTIACGDSHTSTHGAFGSIAFGIGTSQIRDILASGTMAISKPKIRRIKIDGSLGPGVYAKDIILRIIRDLGVKGGLGYAYEYAGEAIEALSMDERMTICNMSIEGGARFGYVNPDDTTFDYIKGRPYAPNDFDAARERWKSYASDPDAVYDDEYTIDGKTIAPMVTWGINPGQALEVDRPLPDPDDLSRDEREVALRAYQHMGLRPGEHITGTPIDVAFLGSCTNGRISDLREAAAIVKGNNVAPRVKAMVVPGSMGIARQAEAEGLDRIFTEAGFEWRGAGCSMCLAMNPDKLQGREISASSSNRNFIGRQGSPTGRTLLMSPAMVAAAAIAGHVVDIRHRMQKR
- the leuD gene encoding 3-isopropylmalate dehydratase small subunit — protein: MKKIQSINGRPLPVAGTDIDTDRIIPARYMKSVTFSGLGAYAFFDERYDDQGSQKDHPMNSPAYRGASIMLVNKNFGCGSSREHAPQALRDFGITALIGESFAEIFAGNCSALGIPAVTVSEEAALQLQQRAENNPEELVEIDLESMTVRSGDYSVKISMPETYRRAMLDGSWDSTSLLLQAEEDIRTVESSLHYSFG
- a CDS encoding iron-containing alcohol dehydrogenase — encoded protein: MTNYERYLDSKPLKEPPLILIASDAADRLQAELSGKEPAALILMDPDTAAAVSDLLNPEVLRAYGHRIRMLPRNPLPTLELVKEIAAEAKEHKLDLIVGAGSGVISDCAKQAACEAGIRNWCLMTAASVDAFTSGTAAIRVEGYHESLPTRAAERIYCDIRVLSKAPRRLTLAGLGDLAGKFIAVPDWQMSSMITGEFFDPVAAEFAVGSATLALNDLESILSGSESGCVNAADAVLTSGLIMQSLQSSRPASSTEHILAHFWEVEQLVGNREWDLHGVLVAAASRIVIRAYREILSLIVADSPDPGRGEHLFSAAAVPDASWISEKTRAKLQREIKARDNSPEGHKRRMEKLLPMAEELVKLYVDYLDTAEKGLTELGEAGLPLDLGSLGIDKERGRFGVNNIRFLRNRYTLLDAARDMGYDREAEEILNRAYESCFQQNLL
- a CDS encoding MFS transporter is translated as MESISMPAEQDSRKGIISWALYDWGNSAFATTVMGGFFPLFFKAYWSDPSNPQASTFYLGSSVSIASIIVALSAPILGAIADKGSVKKRMLFTFAYLGILATGALWFVEQGNWQLAAVLYILGTIGFSGGNIFYDALLVSVASRKKVDFVSSLGFALGYIGGGMLFLVNIIMFQKPEIFGIPDGNTAIRLAFVSVALWWALFSIPVFLFVPEPRTGSRQGFGTAIIHGWRQIRETFRHIRHLKVVGLFLLAYWFYIDGVDTIIRMAVDYGSALGFSGNALITALLMVQFIAFPGALLYNLFASKVGIKRAILVAIAAYSMIAVLGYFMRTEAHFFMLAGLVGLFQGGIQALSRSFYSRIIPEKRAGEFYGFFNMLGKFAAVLGPFMMGSVTILTGSNRLGILSIILLFLAGGVLFARVDQQEGERMAEEYLE
- the bcp gene encoding thioredoxin-dependent thiol peroxidase — protein: MVEEGTVIEDFSLQDGEGQDVSLSDFSGKKVVVYFYPKDNTPGCTKEACSFRDNYDAILDKGAVVLGISADSVQSHGKFKAKFDLPFYLLSDPDKKVLKRFGAWGEKKMYGKTYEGILRSTFILDEDRRVIKVFPKVSPSDHGSEILTYL
- a CDS encoding pyridoxal phosphate-dependent aminotransferase — its product is MAISRKILSTMEKSSWIRRMFESGAKLKAEYGNDNVFDFSLGNPNLDPPAEFQEALSRHAADTTPRLHSYMPNAGYPPVREKVAGFISKEYGVPLDSGKVLMTVGAGGALNVALKSLINHGDYILCPSPYFMEYQFYCDNHGGVLNAVPTGPDFLPNIERLAEEIGPRTAALIINFPNNPTGTVYTQEYLDRLGEMLSVKSRENNRTIYLISDEPYRKIVYGEVEPGSVFKAYPHSMIATSYSKDLSIPGERIGWLAIHPEAEDAENLVNAAILCNRILGYVNAPALMQRVVGDLQGISADVDIYRRKRDMICDILGNAGYEFTKPAGTFYLFPKAPGGDDLRVVQALQQERILTVPGRGFGREGYFRIAFCVEDAVIEASAAGFKTVLRQFK
- a CDS encoding thiamine pyrophosphate-dependent enzyme codes for the protein MSDIVLLGDEAVALGAVHAGISAAYGYPGTPSTEILEYLIEYSSRQGAPHAAWCSNEKTAYEDALGVSFVGKRVLVTMKHVGLNVAADPFVNSGLLNIRGGLVLAVADDPGMHSSQNEQDSRFFAEFAKIICLEPRNQQEAYEMAMEAFDLSEKFHIPVMLRLVTRLAHSRAIVQVGAKRDENPLSKPDDKRGWMLLPATARQNYLNLLEKEKDMLSWSENSSRNPLEILKAGKKNSLGIITSGLGRNYYDENLSELDGEIPRLHISAYPLPLNTIRTLASSCTRILIIEEGYPLIEEKLKGILEGSIQISGKLDGSLPRTGELTPDAVRGALGLAARELRSTTDVEIPGRPPQLCKGCPHIDTYLAINEAIGDDPDAVVTSDIGCYALGALPPYQAIETIVCMGASIGMAKGAAEAGVKRVVATIGDSTFLHSGLTSLVDAAAADTPMTVVILDNGTVGMTGGQETILPTSRVHRMIEGLEIDPAHIRTITPLKKYADENRRVIAAEIDHPGLSVVVAIRECLETAKRDKKNAVQEGVAK